GGTGCAATACGCGGCCGGCCCCCGGGACTTTCCCACCTTTCAAGCCTTTCTTACTCACACCAGCCAGCTGCTGCGCCGCCACAACTGGCACAAGATGCTGGCCGACCAGCGCCAGATGTCGCCCTTCACCGACGAGGAGCGCAACTGGATTCGCGAATACTGGCTGGCCAGCAGCCAAACCGACGGCTACGAGCTCTACGGCGCCGTCATCATTCCGGCCGACGTGTTTGCCCGCCTCTCGCTCAACCTGGTGATGAACGACTCGCAGCAGTCGGCCCTCACCTACCGCCTCTTCGACGCCGAGCCCGAGGCCGTGGAGTGGCTGCAGCAGCTGCCCTAACCCGAAGCCCTCCGCTATTCCAAGCTGATTTCGGCCACCACGGCGGTGCTGCCGCCTGCGTCGTCATCCGTCACGAGCAGCAATTCCCAGTGCCGTGCGCCCACCACGCGGCGCACCGCCAGGCCCTCCACCTTGCCGCGGTAGGCACGCCCGTCGTGCCAGGCCAACAGGGCAAACGCCGCCCGCTGCGTGTCGAGGTTGACCAGCCCGATGAACGAGCCCAGCACGTCGCCATCGAGCACGGCATCGGTGGTATTTTCCACGGAGGCGGTCACGAAAAGCAGCTCGTCGACAAACGTGGCGCCCGAAAACCCAGCCGGGCAGCCTGCAATGGCGGGCAACTCAAAGGGCAAAACCTTAACGATGGGAACGGTGGCCGCGCCACCCAAAAAAGCCACCGTGGCTTCCAGAGGCAGCCGAAACAGCAGCGCCGCGTCGGCCCGCCCCACCGTGCGCTGAAACAAGAGCAGTTCGGTGTCGGAGGCGGCGGCGGCTTCCAGGTTGAACACCGCGCCAGCGGGCAGCAAGGGCGCCAGCAGCGCGTAGAGCGGCGTCAAATCGAGCGGTTCGGGAACGGCGCTGGCGGTGTCGGTGGGCACAAACCAGCCCCGGGCGCGGTTGGGGCGACTGCCCGAACCCAGCAGCAGCAGGCCGGGGCGGCCGTCGGCCCAGCACACGGCTGCCATGCATTCCAGGTCGGGCTTTTCGGGCTTGGGAATGCGGAATGGGCCATTGGCCGGGCCATCGAATAGTTGGCGGCGGGCGGTGGGCGCCAGCGTGGCCGCATCGAGGCAGTGCAGCGCGGCCGGGTCGTCGCCGATGACGTAGGCCGTGGGCCCAATGATTTCGACCCCGGAGGCCGAGGGCAGGCCGGGAAGAGCAACTTCAGAGAGAATGGTGGCGGTCATGGGCAGGCGGGGCGGCGGCGAATGGCGGGCAACTGCCGCGTGTACGCAAGGTGGCAAAGTTGGCTGCATCGGGCGGCCTAGCAAGCTCAAGCGGCCCTGTAGTCAAGCAGGCAAACACTTTGATTTTAACACAAATAAAATATTCAATTTATTGATTATTTAACTTATATTTACCTCCCTTCCTTTCCCGCGCGCCGCTCTTCTTTCCCACTTTTTTCCTGCTTCGCATGGCTACCCCCTGCCCGGTATGGTTTCTACCGTTTACGCGCCAGAACTCCCGCCTCGCCGAAATCATCATTCAGCTGGAGAAAGCGGGACTGGCTTTGCAGCCGCTGCGGGCTCACACGCCCGCTAGCGGCGCCGGCATTCTATTTCTCGACGCCGACGCTTCGCTGCCCGCCGCGGTGGAGGCCGTGGCCGAACTGCGCACTGCCCCCGACGCCAACGTACTGGCGGTGGGCGTGGGTGCCTTGCCCAGCCCGAGCACCTGGACCCTGTTGCGCGCGGGGGTGTCCGATGTTTTTTCGTGGTTTGATGTGGAGCAGCCGGTTGAAATCGTGACTTCACGGCTGCGTTACTGGCAGCACCTGAATGCCACCGTGGCCGACCTGCAGCGCCGGCTGGTGGGCCGCAGCCAGCGCTGGCGCGACGCCCTGCGCCAAGTGGTCGACATGGCCCTTTCGAACTGCCAGGTGCTGATAACCGGCGAAAGCGGCACCGGCAAGGAGCTGGTGGCCCAGGAAATCCACCGGCTGGACCCGCGTCCCGGCAAGCGCGACTGCGTGGTGGTGGACTGCACCAACCTGATTCCCGGCCTGTCGGGCAGCGAACTGTTCGGGCACGAAAAAGGGGCTTTCACCAACGCCATCAGCGCCCGCGACGGGGCGGTGGCGCTGGCCCACGAGGGCACGCTGTTTCTGGACGAGCTGGGCGAACTGCCCTTGCCGCTGCAGGCCGAGTTTTTGCGGGCCCTGCAGGAAGGCACCTACAAGCGCGTGGGCAGCAACACCTGGCGGCAGGCCCACTTCCGGCTGGTGAGCGCCACCAACCGCGACCTGCTGGCCGAAGTGCAAAAGGGCACTTTCCGGCAGGATTTGTACTACCGCGTGTCGGGCTGGACCTGCCACCTGCCGCCCCTGCGCGAGCGCAAAGAAGACATTGTGCCGCTGGCTGAGCACTTTTTCACGCAGCAGCACGGCATCCGCCAGCCCGTGGACCGGCAGGTGTACGACTTCCTGCAGCTGCGCGACTACCCCGGCAACGTGCGTGAGTTGCAGCAGCTCATCACCCGCATTGCCAGCAAGCACGTGGGCGAAGGCCCCATTACCATCGGCGACATACCCCGCTCCGACTGGCCGGATTTTGCCCACTTAGGCGCGGCTGCACCCACCGCCGACGAGCTCGAAGCCGGCGTGACCACCCTGCTTTACCAGGGCCTGGGGTTGAAGGAAATAAAGGACCAGGTGACGGAAATCGCCAAAAAAGTGGCTATCACCCACGAGAGCGGCAACCTCAAAATGGCTGCCCTACGCCTGCGCTGCAGCGAGCGAATTCTGCAGATGCACCGCCGCGACGAGCCCGAGACGCAGATGCGCCTGGCGTAAAGGGACAAATTATAAACGCCTGTCATCCTCATCTGGCTGCGCGGACGCCAGATGAGGATGACAGGCGGTTTTAAAGCCGCCTACTTCGCTATTCTTTCCCAATAAGCCAAGGGTCACGCCAGGCGTTGCTCAGCGGCTCCGTGACTACCGACACACGGCGCCGGGCGCCATCGCCTACCGCGGGGCGCACCCGGCCAATGAGGCGCAACAAATTGCCGGCCAGCACCTGTTGGGCCTCTTCGGGCGCGAGGTGCAGGGCGTGGATTTTGCTTAATTCCACGCCCGGGTGTAGCCAGGGGCCGTCGGAGCCGAAGAGAAACTTGGCGGGGCCGGCCCGCTCCACGGCGCGCTGCAGGATGTCGAAGCGGCGCACGCCGGAGGTGTCGGTGAAGATATTCGGGCAACGCACGAGGTAGTCGATGAGGGCGGTTTGGGCGCGCCAGTCGTCGGAAAACGAGCCCAGGTGCGGGATGATGAAGTTGACGTCGGGGTATTGGGTGGCCAGTAGGTCGACCACCGAGGTTTCGCCCACCACGTCGTAGAGCACCGGCAGCCGGAAGGCGCGGGCCACGTCGCACACCTCGCGGCTGATGCGGGCATCGTAGCGGTGCAGCTTGATGCCGACGAAGCCGTACTCTTCCACGGCGG
This DNA window, taken from Hymenobacter sp. 5317J-9, encodes the following:
- a CDS encoding amidohydrolase family protein, giving the protein MLIIDCHCHAGRGDGLTGPWDTDAPLKPYLAWAEEAGIARTVLFAAFHSDYAVANRQVAHLVHQNPERFYGFAFVHAQRDRGRVLEMVRTAVEEYGFVGIKLHRYDARISREVCDVARAFRLPVLYDVVGETSVVDLLATQYPDVNFIIPHLGSFSDDWRAQTALIDYLVRCPNIFTDTSGVRRFDILQRAVERAGPAKFLFGSDGPWLHPGVELSKIHALHLAPEEAQQVLAGNLLRLIGRVRPAVGDGARRRVSVVTEPLSNAWRDPWLIGKE
- a CDS encoding sigma 54-interacting transcriptional regulator, yielding MATPCPVWFLPFTRQNSRLAEIIIQLEKAGLALQPLRAHTPASGAGILFLDADASLPAAVEAVAELRTAPDANVLAVGVGALPSPSTWTLLRAGVSDVFSWFDVEQPVEIVTSRLRYWQHLNATVADLQRRLVGRSQRWRDALRQVVDMALSNCQVLITGESGTGKELVAQEIHRLDPRPGKRDCVVVDCTNLIPGLSGSELFGHEKGAFTNAISARDGAVALAHEGTLFLDELGELPLPLQAEFLRALQEGTYKRVGSNTWRQAHFRLVSATNRDLLAEVQKGTFRQDLYYRVSGWTCHLPPLRERKEDIVPLAEHFFTQQHGIRQPVDRQVYDFLQLRDYPGNVRELQQLITRIASKHVGEGPITIGDIPRSDWPDFAHLGAAAPTADELEAGVTTLLYQGLGLKEIKDQVTEIAKKVAITHESGNLKMAALRLRCSERILQMHRRDEPETQMRLA